One stretch of Cyanobium sp. Tous-M-B4 DNA includes these proteins:
- a CDS encoding protein NO VEIN domain-containing protein: protein MTTRLEDLKPDALVKGLVGREAVRIITAEMLGEAACKVVYRGQDGALGEQLLFRSNEADLELVGGGRKWSFAGSGDLFRLVSEAERIQLAYLFDPYVAVSSSTIDPLPHQISAVYEHMLPRQPMRFLLADDPGAGKTIMAGLLIKELLIRGELERCLIVAPGSLTEQWQDELKEKFELQFELLTREMINATGLGNPFDQRPLLIARMDMLSRDEELQSRLEQAPEWDLVVCDESHRMSAHYFGSEVKRTRRYEMGKRVGNHARNLLLMTATPHNGKEEDFQLFMALLDEDRFAGHQRDAVHRSDPTDLMRRLVKEDLYTFHGTKLFPERKSYTAEYELSDAEKVLYERVTDYVREEMNRADRNANQQGGGKKRVNVGFALMTLQRRLASSPFAIHRSLERRRERLESRLKEERLLLEGRGAGERLQLDAKYQPGGLSDDEIDDLYEEDTAGEIEGTEEAFTDNATTAQTLAELEFEIQTLKELEQLSRKVVDQRTDAKWQELDRILDDPLMKQANGARRKLVLFTEFKDTLMDLAAKIRDRLGRPEAVVEIHGGVARDRRRQIVHAFMNDPEVVVLLANDAAGEGVNLQRAHLMVNYDLPWNPNRLEQRFGRIHRIGQKEVCHLWNLLAKDTREGDVYIQLLKKLEAAREALGDKVFDVLGQLFSGRSLRELLMDAVRYNERPDVKAQLELEIDGAVDQGHLEELLAQRALVRQGMDAATVEQLRQQMERAMAKRIHPHYVHDFFIEAFRRLGGKVNPREKGRYEITYVPPLLMDRNQQIGIGVPVQARYERICFEKEHVADSPRAELVSPGHPLLEACISLVTERDGAVLGQGAVLVDERDLGSEPRLLFCLEHGLQDGRKTRSGQQQLISNRLQFLEISRSGDVNPAGSAPYLDYRPLKEAEQSLVTPLLQESWLAQDWDAVVLQHAMTTLVPQHLEEVKAERLERIAKARREIQARMQREINHWSRRYAELQLQEQAGKQVRLPAKVAKDRAEVLLNRLGKRMVQLEAETQITAKVPTLKGGALVLPVGLLLALQGQSEPEGVDAAARKRVELLAMNAVFEAEKALGRMPKDVSAQRGLGYDIESIDDSGNLFFIEVKGRADGADSVTLTINEVNVGRNSPHRFRLALVSVAGDQASAPVYVSGVDWGLPGFGDTQITKNLPQLLAAGRDAH from the coding sequence ATGACCACCCGCCTGGAAGACCTCAAGCCCGACGCTCTTGTGAAGGGCCTGGTGGGCCGCGAGGCCGTCCGCATCATCACGGCCGAGATGCTGGGCGAAGCCGCCTGCAAGGTGGTTTACCGCGGGCAGGACGGCGCCCTGGGCGAGCAGCTGCTGTTCCGCAGCAATGAGGCCGACCTGGAGCTGGTGGGCGGCGGCCGCAAGTGGAGCTTCGCCGGCAGCGGTGATCTGTTCCGGCTGGTGAGCGAGGCCGAGCGGATCCAGCTGGCCTACCTGTTCGACCCCTATGTGGCGGTGAGCAGCAGCACGATCGACCCGCTGCCCCACCAGATCAGTGCGGTCTACGAGCACATGCTGCCCCGGCAGCCGATGCGCTTCCTGCTGGCCGACGACCCCGGTGCCGGCAAGACGATCATGGCCGGCTTGCTGATCAAGGAGCTGCTGATCCGCGGCGAGCTGGAGCGCTGCCTGATCGTGGCGCCGGGCTCGCTCACCGAGCAGTGGCAGGACGAGCTCAAGGAGAAGTTCGAGCTGCAGTTCGAGCTGCTCACCCGCGAGATGATCAACGCCACCGGGCTGGGCAACCCATTCGATCAGCGCCCGCTGCTGATTGCCCGGATGGACATGCTCTCGCGCGACGAGGAGCTGCAGAGCCGACTAGAGCAGGCGCCGGAATGGGACCTGGTGGTGTGCGACGAGTCGCACCGGATGAGCGCCCATTACTTCGGGAGCGAGGTGAAGCGCACCAGGCGCTACGAGATGGGCAAGCGGGTGGGCAACCACGCCCGCAACCTCCTGCTGATGACCGCCACGCCGCACAACGGCAAGGAAGAGGACTTCCAACTGTTTATGGCCCTGCTGGATGAGGACCGCTTTGCAGGTCACCAGCGCGATGCCGTGCACCGCAGCGATCCCACCGATCTGATGCGGCGGCTGGTGAAGGAAGACCTCTACACCTTTCATGGCACCAAGCTGTTCCCCGAGCGCAAGAGCTACACGGCTGAGTACGAGCTCTCCGATGCGGAGAAGGTGCTCTACGAGCGGGTGACGGACTACGTGCGCGAGGAGATGAACCGCGCCGACCGCAACGCCAACCAGCAGGGCGGCGGCAAAAAGCGGGTCAACGTGGGCTTTGCCCTGATGACCCTGCAGCGTCGTCTGGCCAGCAGCCCGTTTGCCATTCACCGCTCCCTGGAGCGACGGCGTGAGCGCCTGGAGAGCCGCCTGAAGGAGGAGCGCCTGCTACTGGAAGGGCGTGGAGCCGGAGAGCGCCTGCAGCTGGATGCCAAGTACCAGCCGGGCGGGCTGAGCGACGACGAAATCGACGACCTCTACGAAGAAGACACCGCCGGCGAGATCGAAGGCACTGAGGAGGCCTTCACCGACAACGCAACCACCGCCCAAACCCTGGCCGAGCTGGAGTTCGAGATCCAGACCCTCAAGGAGCTTGAGCAGCTGAGCCGCAAGGTGGTGGACCAGCGCACTGATGCCAAATGGCAGGAGCTGGACCGGATCCTCGATGACCCGCTGATGAAGCAGGCCAATGGTGCGCGGCGCAAGTTGGTGCTGTTCACCGAGTTCAAGGACACGCTGATGGATCTGGCCGCCAAGATCCGCGACCGTCTAGGACGGCCGGAGGCGGTGGTGGAGATCCACGGCGGGGTGGCCCGCGATCGGCGCCGCCAGATCGTGCATGCCTTCATGAACGACCCGGAGGTGGTGGTGCTGCTGGCCAACGATGCAGCCGGGGAGGGCGTGAACCTGCAGCGGGCGCACCTGATGGTGAACTACGACCTGCCCTGGAACCCCAACCGACTGGAGCAGCGCTTCGGGCGCATCCACCGGATCGGCCAGAAGGAGGTCTGCCACCTCTGGAACCTGCTGGCCAAAGACACCCGCGAGGGCGACGTGTACATCCAGCTGCTCAAGAAGCTGGAGGCCGCACGCGAGGCCCTGGGCGACAAGGTGTTCGACGTGCTCGGCCAGCTGTTCTCGGGCCGCTCGCTGCGGGAGTTGTTGATGGATGCCGTCCGCTACAACGAGCGCCCCGATGTGAAGGCCCAGCTGGAGCTGGAGATCGACGGAGCGGTGGACCAGGGCCACTTGGAGGAGCTGCTCGCGCAGCGAGCCCTGGTGCGCCAGGGCATGGATGCGGCCACGGTGGAGCAGCTGCGCCAGCAGATGGAGCGGGCGATGGCCAAACGCATCCATCCCCACTACGTGCACGACTTCTTCATCGAGGCGTTCCGGCGGCTGGGGGGCAAGGTGAACCCCCGCGAGAAGGGCCGCTACGAGATCACCTACGTGCCGCCGCTGCTGATGGATCGCAACCAGCAAATCGGGATCGGTGTACCGGTGCAGGCCCGCTACGAGCGCATCTGTTTTGAGAAGGAGCATGTGGCCGATAGCCCCCGGGCAGAGCTGGTGAGCCCCGGTCATCCGCTGCTGGAGGCCTGCATCTCGCTGGTGACAGAGCGCGATGGAGCGGTGCTGGGCCAGGGGGCGGTGCTGGTGGATGAACGCGACCTGGGCAGCGAGCCCCGGCTGCTCTTCTGCCTGGAGCACGGCCTGCAGGATGGCCGCAAGACGCGATCAGGCCAGCAGCAGTTGATCTCCAACCGGCTGCAATTCCTGGAGATCAGCCGCAGCGGGGACGTGAACCCCGCCGGATCGGCCCCGTATCTCGACTACCGGCCCTTGAAGGAGGCCGAGCAATCGCTGGTGACTCCCCTGCTGCAGGAGAGCTGGCTGGCGCAGGACTGGGATGCGGTGGTGCTCCAGCACGCCATGACCACCCTGGTGCCTCAACACCTTGAGGAGGTGAAGGCCGAGCGTCTGGAGCGGATCGCCAAGGCCAGGCGTGAAATTCAGGCGCGCATGCAGAGAGAGATCAACCACTGGAGCCGCCGCTACGCCGAACTGCAACTCCAGGAGCAGGCCGGCAAGCAGGTGCGGCTGCCGGCCAAGGTGGCGAAGGATCGCGCCGAAGTGCTGCTGAACCGTCTGGGGAAGCGGATGGTGCAGCTGGAGGCAGAGACCCAGATCACCGCCAAGGTGCCCACCCTCAAGGGCGGCGCCCTGGTGCTTCCGGTGGGGCTGCTGCTAGCGCTGCAGGGCCAAAGCGAGCCAGAAGGCGTGGACGCAGCCGCCCGCAAGCGGGTGGAACTGCTGGCGATGAACGCCGTCTTTGAAGCCGAGAAAGCCCTAGGTCGCATGCCAAAAGACGTCAGTGCCCAGCGCGGCCTTGGCTACGACATCGAATCGATCGATGACAGTGGCAATCTCTTTTTCATTGAGGTTAAGGGCCGGGCGGATGGGGCCGATTCCGTCACGCTCACGATCAATGAGGTGAATGTCGGCCGCAACTCACCCCACCGTTTCCGGTTGGCGCTGGTAAGCGTGGCTGGCGATCAGGCTTCAGCACCGGTGTACGTGAGCGGTGTCGACTGGGGCCTGCCTGGATTTGGCGACACCCAGATCACCAAAAACCTTCCACAACTGCTGGCCGCCGGGAGAGACGCCCACTGA
- a CDS encoding AAA family ATPase: MTPALRCHLLIGQPASGKTTLAKALAPLLSAPGEPPAQVLSTDAIRAEVFGDAAVQGPWVDIQQRLHQRIQECVATGIPVIVDATHARRAWRLALTQALPLPAPVEWIGWWLYTDLPTSLEWNSRRERAVPVPVIQEMAAALADPHFGPARAEGFAAICAVVPTHHNDLTAVLQAELAGLDQRIRSATNRERKLQRHGYSRLLDLERLLHLIRLLSTWPDLAATDPASAEELEAILSPLPVGDLADRAAAFLGRLHGACFADASALRNDLAWLEANGFCSAIPSTAPIQLAAAPRATGPIHGGLPPMGDGPVFVRVMTLLRHLLQVPFDRPAERGSNLHQHLISATETIPGAYLPGETATLRKDLEKLLTPYGFRNRNDNVRHGYCLGAAVLSPARLREVHNVVQQAAGRLADPSAQDLLSELDERLGWAGISADGLPPVRSYARHAVVDTQLVRRDSLAAPRRAEAIEAAIFEHRRVLLQRYPGVGSFADSPAGELRVWPLQLIFHNVGWYLLFEEDQVGREQGLIRSERLDRLAMARADGDLRRNQEQHAAAINRLERLLHHSGGIFFGSDLEQQLAVASSSAQRRSQALVTLRFCCSPWAFAFIREGLQRYPIEHTRFSKPLSSDSWWHHPKAPHVLEPGAADASHPYPVELDLPPWTVAADIDLRSWLFAFGGGIRIEQPDALRQELLQRCQEAIAANGGPASPASAAGQPSQRTAFANRLHQERPLL; this comes from the coding sequence ATGACGCCTGCGCTGCGCTGCCACCTGCTGATCGGCCAGCCCGCCAGCGGCAAGACCACCTTGGCCAAGGCCCTGGCGCCCCTGCTCAGCGCCCCGGGTGAACCGCCGGCGCAGGTGCTCTCCACTGATGCGATCCGGGCGGAGGTCTTCGGGGATGCGGCGGTGCAGGGCCCGTGGGTGGACATCCAGCAGCGGCTGCACCAACGCATCCAGGAGTGTGTGGCCACCGGCATCCCGGTGATCGTGGATGCCACCCATGCCCGCCGCGCCTGGCGGCTGGCACTCACCCAGGCGCTGCCGCTACCCGCTCCCGTGGAGTGGATCGGCTGGTGGCTCTATACCGATCTGCCCACCTCGTTGGAATGGAACAGCCGGCGCGAGCGGGCCGTGCCGGTGCCGGTGATCCAGGAGATGGCAGCCGCCCTGGCCGATCCGCACTTCGGGCCAGCACGGGCCGAGGGGTTTGCGGCCATCTGTGCCGTTGTGCCCACCCACCACAACGATCTGACAGCGGTGCTGCAGGCCGAACTGGCCGGGCTCGACCAGCGGATTCGCTCGGCCACCAACCGCGAGCGCAAGCTGCAGCGCCACGGCTACTCGCGCCTGCTGGATCTGGAGCGGCTGCTGCACCTGATCCGGCTACTCAGCACCTGGCCCGATCTGGCTGCCACCGACCCCGCCAGTGCAGAAGAGCTGGAGGCGATCCTGTCGCCCTTGCCTGTGGGCGATCTAGCGGACCGTGCTGCGGCTTTTCTGGGGAGGCTGCACGGAGCCTGTTTTGCCGATGCCAGCGCCCTTCGCAATGACCTGGCCTGGCTGGAGGCCAATGGCTTCTGCAGCGCCATCCCCAGCACAGCCCCCATTCAGCTGGCGGCTGCGCCGCGTGCCACCGGCCCCATCCATGGCGGGCTGCCGCCGATGGGCGACGGGCCGGTGTTTGTGCGGGTGATGACCCTGCTGCGCCACCTGCTGCAGGTGCCGTTTGATCGGCCAGCCGAGCGCGGCAGCAACCTGCATCAGCACCTGATCAGCGCCACAGAAACGATCCCCGGCGCCTATCTGCCGGGCGAAACGGCCACCCTGCGCAAGGACCTCGAAAAACTCCTCACCCCCTACGGCTTCCGCAACCGCAACGACAACGTGCGCCATGGCTACTGCCTGGGCGCTGCGGTGCTGTCGCCGGCCCGGCTGCGGGAGGTGCACAACGTGGTGCAGCAGGCGGCCGGACGGCTGGCCGATCCATCGGCGCAGGACCTGTTGAGTGAGCTGGATGAACGGTTGGGCTGGGCTGGCATCAGCGCCGATGGCCTACCGCCGGTGCGCAGCTACGCCCGCCATGCGGTGGTCGACACCCAGCTGGTGCGCCGCGACTCCCTGGCCGCACCCCGCCGCGCCGAGGCGATCGAGGCAGCGATCTTCGAACATCGCCGCGTGCTGCTGCAGCGCTACCCCGGCGTGGGCAGCTTTGCCGATAGCCCCGCCGGTGAGCTGCGGGTGTGGCCGCTGCAGCTGATCTTTCACAACGTGGGCTGGTATCTCCTCTTTGAGGAGGACCAGGTGGGGCGCGAGCAGGGGTTGATCCGCAGCGAACGGCTCGATCGCCTCGCCATGGCCCGCGCCGATGGCGACCTGCGCCGCAACCAGGAACAGCACGCCGCCGCCATCAACCGGCTGGAGCGCTTGCTGCACCACAGCGGCGGCATCTTCTTCGGCAGTGATCTGGAGCAGCAGCTGGCGGTGGCCAGCAGCTCAGCCCAGCGCCGCAGCCAGGCCCTGGTGACCCTGCGCTTCTGCTGCAGCCCCTGGGCCTTTGCCTTCATTCGCGAGGGCCTGCAGCGCTACCCGATCGAGCACACCCGCTTCTCCAAACCCTTGTCCAGCGACAGCTGGTGGCATCACCCCAAGGCGCCGCACGTGCTCGAGCCCGGGGCCGCGGATGCCAGCCACCCCTACCCGGTGGAGCTGGATCTGCCGCCCTGGACTGTGGCCGCCGACATCGACCTGCGGAGCTGGCTGTTTGCCTTTGGCGGCGGCATTCGCATCGAGCAACCGGATGCGCTCAGACAGGAGCTGCTGCAGCGCTGCCAGGAGGCGATCGCAGCCAATGGCGGGCCAGCAAGCCCAGCCAGTGCCGCGGGCCAGCCCTCCCAGCGGACTGCTTTTGCGAACCGACTGCACCAAGAGAGGCCGTTGTTGTAA
- a CDS encoding PPC domain-containing DNA-binding protein produces MKVVPLRLHPGDDLRRALEAWMGEQQAQAGCVISAVGSLSVAQLRLAGASETTTICGELEIISLSGTLSPDGAHLHIAIADSSGAVIGGHLGLSSLVSTTAELVIGLLPEWRFQRELDPVTGYAELRISPQAPGLR; encoded by the coding sequence ATGAAGGTGGTGCCGCTGCGGCTGCATCCGGGCGACGACCTGCGCCGGGCCCTGGAAGCCTGGATGGGCGAGCAGCAGGCGCAGGCGGGGTGTGTGATCAGCGCCGTCGGCAGCCTGTCGGTAGCCCAGTTGCGCCTGGCCGGAGCATCTGAGACCACGACGATCTGCGGCGAGCTGGAGATCATCAGCCTCTCCGGCACCCTCTCGCCCGATGGCGCCCATCTGCACATTGCGATCGCAGACAGCAGCGGTGCCGTCATCGGCGGGCACCTCGGCCTCAGCTCACTGGTGAGTACCACCGCCGAGCTGGTGATTGGCCTTCTGCCGGAGTGGCGGTTCCAACGGGAGCTGGATCCAGTCACTGGCTACGCCGAACTGCGGATCAGTCCTCAAGCTCCGGGCCTGCGCTGA
- a CDS encoding GNAT family N-acetyltransferase, with protein sequence MTPAPSPLQIRLLGPADWPAVWALLEPVFRAGETFPHDPAISEAEALQAWVEQSQAVMVAVDATGALVGTYYLRPNSLALGAHVANAGYVVAEHCRRRGIGSRLCQHSLQAARRLGFRAMQFNLVVSTNTAGIRCWQRNGFQVVGTLPGAFRHRQLGYVDALVMVQGLMEVPKP encoded by the coding sequence CTGACTCCCGCTCCATCGCCACTGCAGATCCGTCTCTTGGGGCCGGCCGACTGGCCGGCGGTGTGGGCGCTGCTGGAGCCGGTGTTCCGCGCTGGTGAAACCTTCCCCCACGACCCGGCGATCAGCGAAGCCGAGGCCCTGCAGGCCTGGGTGGAGCAGAGCCAGGCGGTGATGGTGGCGGTGGATGCCACTGGCGCGCTGGTGGGCACCTATTACCTGAGGCCCAACTCCCTCGCTCTCGGCGCCCATGTAGCGAACGCGGGCTATGTGGTGGCCGAGCACTGCCGCCGGCGGGGGATCGGCAGCCGCCTTTGCCAGCACTCGCTCCAGGCGGCGCGGCGGTTGGGGTTCCGGGCGATGCAGTTCAACCTGGTGGTGAGCACCAACACCGCCGGCATCCGCTGCTGGCAGCGCAATGGCTTTCAGGTGGTCGGCACGTTGCCGGGGGCGTTCCGCCACCGGCAGCTGGGTTACGTCGATGCGCTGGTGATGGTCCAGGGCCTGATGGAGGTGCCCAAGCCATGA